A genomic window from Hyla sarda isolate aHylSar1 chromosome 8, aHylSar1.hap1, whole genome shotgun sequence includes:
- the SLC4A3 gene encoding anion exchange protein 3 isoform X3, with protein MQWKETARWIKFEEDVEQDTSRWGKPHVASLSFRSLLELRKTITHGAVLLDLDQTTMPGISQMIVETMVVSDQIRVYDRSNVLRSLLLKHSHPNDGRESHHPRNTSTSGPSNHVTPNSPSKETTTNNSHSDQDSKQKAMNGPDGHRMKHWKLMEKIPENAEATVVLVGCVEFLANPAMAFVRLNEAVLLESVLEVPVPVRFLFVLLGPSQSNMDYHEIGRSISTLMSDKVFHEAAYMAADRHDLLNAINEFLDCSMVLPPCEVEGKDLLRSIATFQKDLLRKRREREHRRSAREHAAPKLTGQPEEDTNVMKPEDNDDDDDDDDESELDPLERSGFLFGGLIRDIRRRYVQYWSDIKDGLNSQCFAAALFIYFAALSPAITFGGLLGEKTQGLMGVSELIVSTSALGVIFSLLAAQPLLIIGFSGPLLVFEEAFFKFCQVQDIEYLTGRVWIGFWLVLFVLVMVAAEGSFLVRYISPFTQEIFAFLISLIFINETFYKLYKVFADHPLLRTYPSGGPGSRTATLGPRMQPNTALLSLILMSGTFLIAFFLRKFKNSRFLGGKARRVIGDFGIPISILVMVLIDYTITDTYTQKLNVPSGLSVTSPGKRGWFIHPMGTSSPFPLWMMFASAIPALLVFILMFMETQITTLIVSRKERRLQKGSGFHLDLLLIGTMGGLCALFGLPWLTATTVRTVTHVNALTLMSKTAPGERPRIAEVKEQRITGLLIAILVGLSIVMGEMLRQIPLAVLFGIFLYMGVTSLTGIQLFERLLLILMHPKHHPEHQYVVKVCTWRMHLFTCVQLSCIVLLWVVKSSPASLAFPFLLILTVPLRRFVLPRFFHERELKALDSEDVEPNFDEDGQDEYNELHMPV; from the exons GAGCCGTACTCTTGGATTTGGACCAGACCACCATGCCTGGAATCTCCCAGATGATCGTAGAGACCATGGTGGTTTCTGACCAGATCAGAGTCTACGATCGTTCTAATGTTTTGCGGTCACTTTTGTTGAAGCATAG CCATCCTAATGATGGAAGAGAGTCTCACCATCCTCGTAACACATCCACTTCTGGTCCAAGCAACCATGTCACACCCAACAGCCCATCCAAAGAGACCACCACCAATAATTCCCATAGTGACCAAGACAGCAAGCAG AAAGCAATGAATGGGCCGGATGGTCACCGTATGAAACACTGGAAGCTCATGGAGAAGATTCCGGAGAATGCAGAGGCCACTGTCGTTCTTGTGG GCTGTGTGGAGTTCCTGGCCAATCCCGCCATGGCATTTGTGCGTCTCAATGAGGCGGTCCTGCTGGAATCGGTTCTAGAGGTGCCAGTTCCTGTCCGGTTCCTGTTCGTTTTGCTTGGTCCCTCTCAGTCTAATATGGATTACCACGAGATTGGCCGCTCCATCTCTACTCTCATGTCAGACAAA gttttccatGAGGCAGCGTACATGGCCGCGGATAGACACGACCTCCTGAACGCCATCAATGAGTTCCTTGACTGCAGTATGGTTCTCCCGCCGTGTGAGGTGGAGGGGAAGGATCTTCTTCGCTCTATTGCTACTTTTCAGAAGGATCTACTGAGGAAGAGGAGGGAGAGGGAACATCGCCGATCAGCCAGGGAGCACGCCGCCCCCAAACTGACCGGACAACCTGAAGAAG ACACTAATGTCATGAAGCCGgaagataatgatgatgatgatgatgatgatgatgaaagtGAGCTGGACCCCCTGGAACGCTCAGGATTTCTGTTTGGGGGGCTGATTCGGGACATCCGCAGGCGGTATGTGCAGTACTGGAGCGACATCAAGGACGGGCTGAACAGTCAGTGTTTTGCAGCCGCGCTGTTTATCTACTTTGCCGCCCTGTCTCCGGCTATAACTTTTGGAGGTCTCTTAG GGGAGAAGACTCAAGGACTGATGGGGGTGTCAGAGCTCATAGTATCAACCTCAGCgctgggggtcatcttctccctACTCGCCGCACAGCCCTTACTCATCATTGGGTTCTCCGGACCACTTCTTGTCTTCGAAGAAGCATTTTTTAAG ttttgccAAGTGCAGGACATAGAGTACCTGACCGGACGGGTGTGGATTGGTTTCTGGCTGGTCCTGTTTGTCCTGGTCATGGTGGCAGCCGAGGGGAGTTTTCTGGTCCGATATATTTCTCCCTTCACACAAGAGATTTTTGCTTTTCTCATTTCCCTCATCTTCATCAATGAAACTTTTTACAAGTTATATAAG GTTTTTGCAGATCACCCCCTTCTCAGGACTTACCCATCTGGAGGGCCAGGTAGTCGTACAGCCACCCTTGGTCCTCGCATGCAACCCAACACAGCTTTACTATCCCTCATCCTGATGTCAGGAACTTTTCTCATCGCTTTCTTCCTACGGAAATTCAAGAATAGTCGCTTCTTGGGAGGGAAG GCGAGGAGGGTTATTGGGGATTTTGGGATTCCCATATCTATTTTAGTAATGGTCCTTATCGATTACACCATAACTGATACTTACACACAg AAATTAAATGTTCCATCAGGCTTGTCTGTCACCTCTCCTGGGAAGCGCGGTTGGTTTATCCATCCTATGGGGACATCGAGCCCTTTCCCTCTCTGGATGATGTTCGCCTCAGCTATTCCAGCTCTTCTGGTTTTCATCCTCATGTTTATGGAGACTCAGATCACAAC TCTCATTGTCAGCAGGAAGGAGAGGCGCCTGCAGAAGGGCAGCGGGTTTCACCTGGATCTTCTTCTCATTGGCACCATGGGTGGTCTTTGTGCCCTctttggtctgccatggctgactgcaaCCACAGTGCGCACTGTCACTCACGTTAACGCATTAACTTTGATGAGCAAGACTGCGCCAGGAGAGAGGCCGCGAATCGCTGAGGTTAAAGAGCAACGAATAACAGGACTACTGATCGCCATATTAGTAG GATTATCCATAGTAATGGGAGAGATGCTGCGTCAGATCCCACTAGCTGTTCTTTTTGGGATTTTCCTGTATATGGGGGTGACATCTCTCACTGGAATTCAACTGTTTGAGCGACTTCTTCTTATCCTCATGCATCCAAAGCATCATCCGGAGCATCAGTATGTGGTGAAG GTGTGCACATGGAGGATGCATCTCTTCACCTGTGTCCAGTTGTCCTGCATTGTGCTGTTGTGGGTGGTGAAGTCCTCTCCAGCATCACTCGCCTTTCCATTCCTGCTCATCCTCACAGTCCCACTGAGGCGGTTCGTCCTGCCACGCTTTTTCCATGAGAGAGAACTGAAAGCT TTGGATTCTGAAGATGTTGAACCAAACTTTGATGAAGACGGTCAGGATGAATACAATGAGCTCCACATGCCGGTCTGA